The genomic segment TTCAGGGGTGGGTAAACTATGGCCCGTGGCCCACATCCAGCCCGTTAGTCTTTTTAATCCGGCCTGCCGAAGATTGGTACAGAATTGCCCACATCAAATCGTATCATAATTATGACTGCATTCATTTAACCTTGTCCTCTAATGCCTGGCGTTCCACCAGGTGGCGCATTAGGCGCAGTGATACATTGACTTGATTTGCAGGCTACTCTGCTACTGCTCTGAACCCATCTGCAACAATGAGTGGGCCAAAGAAAGGAAAAGTCAACAGTGAGTGTTTAATAAGGAATGGAcaactaaatattttttcactgaaGTCGGTCAAAGGCTGTATGTCTTTTTTTGCGAGAAACCGTTGCGGTTTTAAAGGAACATCAGCCGTCACTTTTCCACCAAGCATGCTAATTATACTAACAACCAGTCAACGCAAGAACAGATGGCTACCGCTCAGAGGTTGGCAGCTAGTTTGCAGGCTCAGCAAAACACCTTTATCCGATAAACTGCCATCCAAGAATCAAGCACGAAGGCAAGTTATTTGCTGGCATTTAAATTAGCAAAGACTAGCAAACCTTTCTCTGAAGGGGAGTTTCTCAAGAGTGCATGGTAGAGACAGCAGGTATCTTGTGTCCTGAGAGCAAgaacaaatttgaaaaaattagCTTATCACGCAGGACAGTGACTCGCCATGTTGAGCTTATTGACGAAGACTTAACTAGCAAGGGGGGCAATCAAGGGGTCGTGATCGACGCTGATCACCAGGACTTTACCACCCCAGTGTCGCTGGTTAAGTTTGGGGAAAGTATGTCAACAAGTGTGGGAGCTCAAACAGGAGATTACCTAAATACCTTGAAAAGCTGACGATTTTCCTGAGTTGAGTGACACAGATTGGCTTTGTGATTTAGCTTTTGCTGTAGACATACTGACACACATGAATGAGCTGCACGTGAAGCTACATGGGAAACACCAGTTTGTGCAtgaaatgtacacaaacatcagagcctTCAAAACCAAGCTAGCTTTAAATTCAAAGCAACTGTCAAACAAGTCATTCGCTCATTTCCCCACACTGGCTAAGCTGAAAGAGGCCCCTCGACATGtgaaaaaatacaggaaatcaCTGGATGACCTCTGATTTTGGAAAAATTGACAAGTCACTTCAGCTGGTGTCATGTCCCTTCACACAAGACCCTGAAACGGCGCCACAGGAGTTGCAGTTGGAACTGATTGATCTCCAATGTGACACTGTCTTAGAGAAGTTCAACTCTCTTAAACTGGATGAGTTTTATGCTTCATTAAGCGCTCTAcgtatgtgtgtgaacagactTTTAGTGTGATGAAGACCAACAAAGCACCCCACAGATCCCAGTTGAGTGATGAAACACCTCAGATCTGTTCTGAGAATTGCCACAACAACTAACACCAGATTTGATGCAAAAATCTTCCCACCATATCTACACACTGAACCACAtcagatttttgatttttttttatatttaataccCATGTCATAGTACTTTTTAGCAAATGTAAATTTCTGATTTATggagcataaaaaaaaaattttttattCCACACTTATATTTCAAGAGCATATTTCCCATGTAGGACAGAATCTACCCAAAAAACAATCATACTACTGGAAATAGCATTTTTAATTagtaaatgcacaaaatattaagttgaatgaaactgtatttatttattattttcaaagtaTAAACTACTAACCAGTGCTTTGGgggagacctcagtctgtgtgtttctgctcagtctctgtttttaaaacttgCCAAACGTCTTTCACTTCTTTCAGAACTTTTCAATAAAATGTTCCTCCACATTTCTCAGTATTTTCTTGCCTCTGTATGTTCATTTAACTTTGCTTCCATGTGTCCTGCGCAAAGCAAAACCTACATCCATTTAACATCTTTTATGACAATTGCACAACAATATGTGAGTCAAAAACACACCTTGTACTGTGCAATACTGAATTACTGGAACTGTTCAAATTTTATTGGTACTACTATGCCAGCTAAAGCTAATGCAGTCTATGCGGTCTGTTTTTAAACAGACaacaactttttaaataaatctgtaattGTAAAGCCATGACATTGGTAGGCAAAACAAAGAATTCTCCTATTGAAACAAGCTAGCTAGATagctaaaacaaaaagaagctgaACTTGTGTATTATTTAATTGTAATCATAAATGTAATTTGGAACTAtctggagaaaacacagaggaatatTAACGCCAACCCAGAGTCTCATTTTGTGAGCTTGTCTTATGCTGTTGATATCATGCATTTCAGGGAAATTTGTAAAGACTAAAGACCCACTTATGACTCTGCATTCTATGTGTGTAGATTAAGCTGTGGGctaaaatgtacagtaactaCATTGTAGGACTACATTGTCGAGAGATACCGCACGTAGACAGCAACATCTGTGACTGGTAGCTTGTGTTTTCCTGACATGTTTCTGATGTTGGTGGAGTTTGTTGAGTGAGGACAATATTTAGGTTATACTGCAAACCCTCTGCTCATTGTGATTGTAACAATCACTACGACTGAGAGAATGTAGATAGCAATTGCCGATGGTATTCTCTTTTCAGTGACTGTTTTTACTACACACAAGAGGCAAGTCCTTCTGGCTTCTGACTCCTGTAAGATAGTGTCTGTATCAGTTACAGTGGAGAATGTAAAGCATTATACAGCCTGATAACACATGCATCTAGCATTGCTGAGGTAATATCAATTGCACCTACTACGGCACTTCTGTTAACTTGTGTGTCAAGTATAAATCCAGTTTATGTAAGTTACCAAACAGAAACGTGACCATGCTTTAGAAGAACACAAGCAAAAGCAGTATCACTAGTATGGGATGGACCGATGGCAATGGGGTCACACTGATCACAGTGTATCTGACAATTATGTTTGATGTCTAAAATGCTACAAACTCACTTCAAATATGAGGAAACATATGATATATATTCTTACTTTGGATAAATGGCAGTCATCTTGGCTGCTGCAAAACCAGGCTTACAGGCCCCCTCGCTGAGATTGCCATACTTGTAGATCAGCTCCAAAGGCCTGTGGAAATAGAGAAATGAAGTCAGGCAAAGATCAAATGTCCACACataaattatataaacaaaGTAGATATTACACAAATCCAACAGCTAGCTCCTAGACTTTGACTGAGAAGTGAAACTTGTGTAATAGTAAAATGTATACTCACAGACCACCATCCAGCTTCAGAAGGAATCCTTGCTTGTCATACactagaaaaaaataaaagaaagtatGACAAATATGAAAGGTTATTTCTATGACATTGAAGTCACAAGATGTTTCTTGTTTTCAAGAATTTCAATAATTGAGATGTTTCTGTACTGGCACATCTGTTAACTCAGGTCAGTTTCCAGGGAGTTTTAGATTTATGTAATATGGTGAAATGTGAGGGTGTAAGGTGGGCGTGGAGACCCTCCTGCTAGCTTGAAGATATTTTTCCTTGCACTCCAGCAGAGGGTATTCTTAAAATTCACTACAAGCTGGACAGATTGCTGACCTAAATGGAGGAGGACACTGAGAAGCAAGGCCATACTAATTGGATAATCGTGACCCTGAAGAATCTGAGAAGCAGTTTGTGGAGGTATCGCTACTATCTCTACTTTAGACTCCGCAAAATGACCAACAAAGACAAGGTTGTTTGCTGAAGCTATACTACCTTGCTTTTaccaacaaaccaacaaatCTGCTAACTTCGGACAGTGGAGTCACCAGAAACAAGAGGAGCAATGTCAACTGTACAGCTTTGACAGACTGCCTATTTCCTGCATGGGCTACATTTGAATTAGTTCAATCAAATTACTTATCGAATTTTGAATTAATTAAGTCATGGAATGAAAATACACAGACCAAACTGATTCGTAAAGCTTGAATGTTGTTGTGAGGTATCTGAAATACACTAAGATGAACAACCTGGGAATAATGAGAAAGTTTGAtcattcagaaacatttaaaacaagtaTGAAGAAGTGATAAAGTTctgtaaaatgaagaaatatttaaGCTTCTGCACAATTTCTAAATCTGCAATCAAATTTAATCTGAGGCACTGGACAATTTAACGCCtttgtacaaaatgtcagattcccttaagttgtgttttttccattgAAGCATGAGCTCAGATTTGGGCTGAACGATTGCAATTTTTCTGGAGCCTATCCCATCTGACATTGGGTGATTTTCACAATTGCTGAACCGATATTATCatttgtaatgaaaaaaaaatattgcatttgaaaatgcaaaataGAAGAACCTTGACAGTGGGGTCCAAAAGTCTCAGACTTTTGGACCCCACTGTCTAAAGGTATCCTGTAACAGATAATCGCATCTTGGAATAGGTCAGCACTGTGTGACTGTGCTTATGTTCCCATGCTTTTAATGACAGCTGGTAGATCATCCATTGGTGAGGAATATATCATGTAAATTATGCACAAAAGAGTAGCTGTAACTCAAGAACTGAAAGCAATAGTTCGATATCGTCGATTATGttgactaatcattgcagccCTAGAGAAGTACTGGACTGATATTGGTATCGCAATGGATGTACCAGGTAGCTAAGAGCTAGCTACATTTAGCTTAACCATCATAATGTTGGCTTGACGAAAGATTTGTCTATGTTTTTTACACTATCTCCATGATTTGTCTCcaagttttttcctttttctatgTGAGCCATATTTGTTTACTCTGAAGTCACATTTCATAGCACAAGATTTGGAGTTTCAAGAATCAAGACTTTTTTGCCAATAGATCTTCCTAAATCACACTAGTCCTGTAACATCAATGTGAGTTATTTATAGGGTTAGACATAGATATGAGACTTTCTCCTACAGTGTGTGACCTGCAATCACAAGAGAGTTTACAATACAGTGGTGCCTGAAAGTTTGTGAACTCTTTAGAATTTTCTGAATAAATATGatctaaaacatttttcagattttcacaaGTCCTAAAAGTAGGTAAAGAGaactcaaataaacaaatggtacagaattattattttggattatttatttgttgaggAAAATGATCCAGAGTAGGCAAAAGTACCTTTTTTGGATTAGCAGCTAATTTTAAGGTGCAAATAGAATCAGGTGTTCTCAATAAACTGAATAACAAtcaggtgtgactgtgtgccctgttttatttaaagaacaGGGACCAATCAAACTCTGATCTTCACAACACATATTTATGGAAGTGTATCATGGCATGAAAAAGGAAATTTCTGAGCACCTCAGAAAAAGAGTTGTTGACAATGTTTAGGCTGGAAAAGGTTATAAAACCATGTCTAAAGAGTTTGGACTCCACCAATCCACAGTCAAACAGATCGTGTACAAATGGAGGAAGTTTAAGACCATTGTTATCCTCCCCAGGAGTGGCCAACCGACAAAGATTATTCCAAGAGCAATGCATGTAATAGTCGGTGAGGTCACAAAGGAACCAGGGATAACTTCTAGGCAACTGAAGGCCTCACTCAAATTTGCTAATGTTAATGTACTGCTCTCCAAAAAGAACACTGCTGCCTGTCTACAGTTTGCTAAAGATCACTTGGACAAGCCAGAAGGAtactggaaaaatgttttgtggacggatgaaaccaaaatagaaCCTTTTGGCTTGAATGAGAAGCATTatggagaaaggaaaacactgtaccATACCCGTGGAGacactgtatttttcagttgtgtACTCTGCCATGCACTACAACACTGTGTTCTTTATGAAAACATGATGAGAATGTCCAAAAACACTGGCTTTGTATCAGAAGTCTGTGACAGTTCTAATTGCTagcaaaattatttttctttccttgatTCATTTAACCCATAAGAGCCCAGACCCATTTCTCCTTTTAGGAAAAcgattaattattaattatggGGGAtgtaaaacagactaaatggaAGAGATGTAAACAacgttttattttttaaataatttttttattttcttggggACTTCATGAGTTAAAAGTCAATTATGAGGAActtttgacaacatttaaagAGTTGGTGGCACCTGTGTCACTGTGGGCTCTTATGGgttaaacacaaagaaacacgGCAGGTGTAAAAATCAAAGTATAGTTACAGGTTTATGaccatatttttatatatatatatatatatatatatatatatcactgtACAGTCATTTTGAATACTTAATAATACTTAATAATTTGTAAAGACGGGATTTTACAGCTCTGGGAAGTTGTCATGGTGACTGCTGTTTTATCCTCTATCTTGAAGATAGAGAGCTGAATGGGAAAGCTCAAATGATACCTTCTGTGTCCATGTAGTGCAATGGTATGTGTGATGTCAGTTTCTTCATCTGTGGACAGTACATGCCGATAAACATGCGTCAACACATCCGTGCCTAATGTAATATAAACAGAGCTGGGTGCATGTCTGCTGACCGTGTCAGAATCCAATTTGGAGTATATCCAACCCTGTACAATGTGTGCAGGCACATACTTTAAACCACGCTGACACTATCTCTGGAGAATGGTGCGTGATGTTGGGTGAAGAGGCCTAGACTGCTGATGGAAAAGCTGACTGTAAAGACAACATGGTTGGACTGAAGATAAGCAGTGCCTGTTGTTTCTGGACAGTGTGGGAGGATGCATATCCTGCTGTAGTATCAAATAAAGCTGGATCAACCTACCACTCAACTTCTGACTTCAGAAAGTGAATTCAGTGAAATGCTATTTTTTGGCTACAATCATATAAGCTTTTGGAACTAATGGTAGATACAGAGGAAGTTTCTGACAACCTAACATTTGTAAACCTTGTGTCACTAAGGTACAGATCTTTATGCCAATTGGTCTTCACAAAATGGACACCACCAGGCTTTTTGCATAGGCGACAGATTCAAATTTAACCTGGTTCTAACACTGTGTCTCACCACCCACATCTTCAATATGTTCAGTGATTCACTAGGATATTCAGAAATCTTGAAATAATTAATCTGAACTCTTAGTGAAGTCTGTTCATGCCAGAGGTGACAAAGAATAAATCTGCTTCATCTCAAAAGGTACAGGAAagttaaaatcacaaatttgtaAATAGGTGGTCATTTTTATCTTTGCTCTGCCTCAAATACACCAGACCATTGCATTGTACTGACCATCCCCTGCAGATGGAAAGTAGAAGATTTAGAGCTCCAACTCATAGGACTAAAAGACTCAAAGACTCTTTTGTTAGCACTGCAATTAGTAGGCTGAATTTGCACAGATGGTGGTGCTAAGCAGTTTGTCCACACTCTGCAACTTGGGCTCTTTTGTCTTCACATGTAGTGATCTTGCATTGTATTGCACTTTATTGTTGTCCCTGTGTTCTGATTGGTATGTTGTCTTTGATGTTGTATTTATGAGTGAATTAATgcgtttaaaaaacaaaaaacaaaaaatagctGCAACCACCCCTAGTGGTataataaaatttgacttgacttataaaattttaattataaCTTGTAATTTTGTAGTTTTACCCTCACATCTTCTTTACACAGGCTCACATCTTCTTTTAAAACTGTTAGTTTTGCAACTCCATTCTAGTTAGTAATGCAGACCATTCAAAGTTTCACTTCTGCTGCTGTACAAGAATAAAATGGTTTTGCACAATACTTTCATAATACCTGAAAAACTATAACAAACACTAACactaaataaaaaccaaatgaaaacaagtaaaTTCCTCAGAATAGAAATaaagatggggaaaaaataTGTATGCACTTAAAAAACTAGCTAAAACTAAACAGAACTCAAAAACCAAACCGAAAATTTCTAAGTATATTAACTTTTCCAGGGTGTACTGACCACGTACATATCTACATGTACATATCACTCCTCCTTCATGTCAGAGTGGTACACTGTAAGATGTATTCACTTCAGCTTGCAACTTCAGTTCCTTTTCCTCATTTCCTTTAAGATTATCCTGACATGCAGAATCATGAGGCTCTCTAATGTCTCAACAGTAGTGTTTCAGAAAACATTCATGATATCCTTGATGACGGAACTGCAGGTTAAATAATTCAAGCAGCAGAAAAGGGGAGACTGGTTTTTATCAAGTGTTTGATAAACATCTGAAAAATTTACAGCTTCTGGAATGCTACTGTTAGCCTGCTAGCTGTGCATCTTCTTTCTcttgataaaacagaaaaaaataagaagaaatgtAACAGGTCTGACACAACCCGTTTCTGATCTCCACAGTTTCTTCTTTAACCAAGCTGCTTACCAGGCCCCCTCAGGGACTTCTGAAGGActtcagcagctgaagcagTAGGAGAAAAGGAGGCTTAACTTAACAAATCAGTGTCTTTCTGCTAATGAACGTTATATACAAATTGCTTATTACCATTTACTTGGCAATATTTTGTATTAGGAAATTTCTGTGTTGCCTCTAGTTTGTCCTTTATAGTGTTTAATTTGACTGACCATGAACATTCATTCTCATTTTACTATATGTTTGGTACTATCATGTATTTATTTCCCACAGTTAATTCCTGTTATTTGTTACAGTGTAATCTAATAAATATCTTATATCTTATTCATCATTGTAGCCCATAGTATTAAGAAatcactgactgacactgatgaCTGATTACAAAAATTCAGATCTAATTTTCTCCATTTATGACACCTTCCAAAGCAGATTAAAGACTAACCATAACTACAATTGGCACCACTGTTGAGGCCATACAATCTAAAAAGACTGTAAAAGCTGTCACAAGGTTGGTTTGAAAAAACTAGTCTACAGCTGTCTGGCACATTCTCTTTCCTGGCTGCCAAAAGTTTACAGACTCAGGAAAAGCTCAAGTGCACTAAATAACAAGCATTTGCTTGGCTCTACTTAACACGCCATTTTCTAATCAAGCCTGGACACAGATTAACAGAGGCTCAGCATTTCTCCATCTTCAACTCCACCAACCCTTTTATGAACTTTGAGTGCAGCCTGCATCCTTAGCAAGCTCTACATAAACATCCAATCCAACCAGCCCCCAAATTGCTAGCAAATGCTGATATGCCTGAGgtaaaaaagtaattttctcTTGTTAAATAATCTGAGTTGAGCTGGGAGGGCTAACATCGCCCTGGAAGGAAGACATGGAGGCAGCCTACAAGaggaaaaaatctgaatatgcTGGATGTACAGCAGAAAGCAGAGTTACTGAAGGCTCTAGGGAATCAAATGAAGGGTTAGgggcagaggaaagaaatgcaAAGGGCCAAATTCACCAAGACCACTTTAAGATGGCCCAAAGCTTGCTTGAGAAAAAAGGTCTGACACACTGGTAATGGCAAAAAAAGGACCTTGAAGTGCATGTGCACTTCGCATGTAGTATTTGGTAGTTCGTTCCACCATCGGGGAACCACAAAAGACAGCAGTCTGGACTGTGAATGCCTTGTGTGCAGGGATAGCAGTGTCAGACAATGATGCTTGGTGGAACTCAGTGGCCAAGAATGTATACACCTGTATGATTCAGTTCAAGTAGATGGGTACAGAAGTCACTCTGTAGGCAGCATTAGTGACTTGAACTTAATTTAGGCAGCCATGGTCAAACGTCCTGCTCTGCTGAATGTCAAGggaaagattttctttttcacaggGACAAAGAGGCCGACCACCTTGCTGTTAGATAACACTTACATAGACATAAGCCAGAAAGCAGGAGTTTCTGGGTTCCCTGGTTGTGTGGAACATTCTTCTATAATTTGgggatgggcattttaattattttttgaagtcaattaATGAAGCCAATTTAAGTTGATTAGTCGTGATGTCATAATTAACACATGCCCTCCAATCAAACCAAAAAGTAATATGTTGTCATGCAGAGGCATGTTTTTTGtactgtagtgtacagatgcactaacttcACCTCCCAGGCTCCACTCAACAATGCACCTCAGAC from the Lates calcarifer isolate ASB-BC8 linkage group LG17, TLL_Latcal_v3, whole genome shotgun sequence genome contains:
- the LOC108896969 gene encoding CMP-N-acetylneuraminate-beta-1,4-galactoside alpha-2,3-sialyltransferase-like, translated to MRMKPSRNLLLGLCSMLALGFLYYSSGRISLQGWGRKSLYDKQGFLLKLDGGLPLELIYKYGNLSEGACKPGFAAAKMTAIYPKSQKPEGLASCV